CCATCAAGGACAGTTGCAATGTATGCACAGCCTCTGGACATGTCAGATGTATAATGCAAAATGGATTTTTGCCACTTTTTAGAGAGTCAGGATAATTGTTCAAATAATGCAAACACTTGACATCAGTGCGTGGTACATATCCGTTTTCTGCGTGCAGCCTTGTTTTTTGTCCCCTGCGGGTCATTAatatgagtgtgtttggtgtgtgttgtgtttgtcattagtatgagtgtgtgttggtgtgtgttgtgtttgtccaTGCCATGTGTCAGGGCTCTGAGCGCGAGCTGGCAGCCCGGGGGGGTAACGTCATCCTGGGGCTATCTCCGTGCCGGCCACTGCGGCCAGTCGACATGATCGGTGCACTGCACGCTGATTTTAAATATAAGGACCACCTGTTGGAGCAGCCTCATGATCCACGGTCCtccaggcccccccccccccccccccactctccacTCCGTACCCAGGGACGAGGGCTGGCGGGGGTTGGGGATGTGCTGTTCTTCCTGGCTCTCTGCCCAGCAGTCTCAAGTGCTTGTCACACGTTGTTTTAAAAGAGTCACTTACCACCAAACAGATGATGTCACCTTGCGTGTGTGCTCTTCAAACAATTACGACAAATTAACTCTTGGAaacgaaaacaaacacaggcagCAGTAATCTGAGTGCGTTATTTATGCAAGGGCAGACTGAAAATATGACTGCTGGTAAAGGTTaccaaaatacatttaaatatcgACGCAATCCCATTGACCTATCCACTTTGGTGCGCTAACAATGGCTTGATCAGCTACTTAGCGTTAACAGGCTACTGTCCAGCACGGCTCCCCGTTATGAAAGGCTTTCTCTTTGTCCTGTGAGGGTGGCCACAGGGAGAGGTGGTGTGTGCGTCGCGCACAGTAAACGGATGCGCTAATTATGGGGACAGGAGCCTGTAAAGGACATAATGAGGCGCTGTACACAATGACCAGAGGTGGGAGCGGAGAGCACAGAAAGCCCTCCAGCACCCCAGCCGTCCACTATACGGCCCTAATGAGGGGCGCGCAGCCCTTTCAGACCGGGTTATACATTAGCTTTCTATGTAAGGCCTGTGTTTTGTGATGATAATGACCCCTCTGCTtgttgatggtgatgaagatggCGGTGAATGCCGATGATGTTGGTGAAGAGCAAGTGCATGGTGTTGCGAGTGGCAGTGGCTGGCCAGAATTCAAAATTCGATTAATTATTAACactattattcttattcttatgaTTACTTCACATTATATAGCCCTCTAAGAGAGATTCAGCTGAATGCCCTGTCTAGCAGGGCTGATTTTGCTTTGGGTGTTAAGTGTTGGCTTCTTGACAGGTTGCTAAAGTATGCTGGAGGCACCATGCGAGTTATGCAGCCTCAGAGCCCAGAGTAAGTGACTTACTGCTATCTATATTTCATATTCCATATTTCAGGCTTTCTGCAAATACTCAGGATGAGTTTATTTTTGCACCCTGACATCATACCTCACAGAGCATAATACATATTTGGATCATATCGGTTTGCCAGTGATGTTCAAGGAACATTTCCTAAGTTACAAACGCACAGCCAGAAACAGAATCAAAAGAATGGggggtgggcacacacacacacacacactcacactcacactcacactcatactcacacactctctcacacacacacacacacacacacacacacacacacacacacacacacacacacacacacacacacacacacacacacacacacacacacacacacacacacacacacacacacacacacacacacatacactgcactATGTGAGACAGGATGGATATGACACCATCTAGTGTTTGAGCAGAGATACAGTGACATAAGCTAGAATGCTCTGACATCATCATAAGCCAGAATTGaagtattttaattaaataacaAGATCAGGGTGGCAACTTAGTGGGCCAATGAACACTCCCTCAAACCCATTTCTCCACAAACAATAAACCCTCCAGTGAAAAGACTTTTGACTATAGGGAACGCAAAAATAGGCTATTGCGAGAGAATGTAAAagggtctttaaaaataaattccCCACCTCTGAAAAGATAATTCCCCCTCCATGGTCCTTTAGTACCCTATAGATCAGTGGCGACCAGTTGAGCAAGAGTGTcttcgcatgcacacactccaacaATAGGCCTAGTCTCTGTCCTTAGCTTGCAAATTAATGGGCAAATTCATTTTCCTCATGGTTGAGTTTTATGAGGTTGCTTTTTCCCTAGGTTATTCTTGGCTAGGACTTTCCTGCAGGGCAGTTCCAGTGCATAACCCCCCAGGCCAACTATGTTGACAGACAGGCCACAGATGTGACAATAATTTTTACAAAATAACGAAACCCATTTGGAAAAGGTCTAGCCTACTCTCTATCTAACGTTTCGGCACTTGGCCATGGGCTACTATTTGTTgatttacacaacacacacatacatacatacatgtaagtTCAGTTACAAATGGGTTTGCATAATTCTGACATTTTAGTGTCTCTAAATAAAATTTCGGCTGTAAATGGTCGTCAGGTCGTATGGCCATTGGTCATACCAGAGGCAGCTGACTGCTCAGTGCGCGGCTCGAACGAACAGCTCAGTACGGAAGTCGACAAATGAAAACAACAGCGCGGGGCTGATGGGAAGAGTCGGGAGTAAAAATGGCGTCTCCGAAAACTATACCTAAGGATGCACAGGTAAAAGACGTTTTAATACATTAGCTTTACATTAATGATGGGGGACGTATCAATTCCAATAGCAGTTCTACATTGTGCATCAATTTGTGTTGAATGTATTTGTCCTACTCTAAATATTGACCCGCCGGTAACGTGTATAGCTATCTATGCTAACTGTTAGCCATTGTTGTCGTAGTAATCATTAAATAACATAGCCCATACGTAGTGTACACAATAGGTTGATGGATAGGTAACATCTTTCGACGTATTCATCTTATTTGCATTGCCTCATTCATGTGTTGTGGATGCCTTTGATCTGTAAAGGTAGCAACAAGCTAGCACCTAGCCTACAACATTAGCCTTCCACATTGACGTCGGTGGGAACATGTCAGTGCCAATGATGGGCTACTTCAACTTCTCGTTAATGCGTTGCATGTAGATAACCATTACTTTCCCCCTTTTAAGGTTATGGTTCAGATTTTGAAAGACATGGGGATCACGGAGTACGAACCTAGAGTTATCAATCAGATGCTGGAATTCACCTACAGTAAGTGAAGTGTAACACTTGTTGTGATCAGGAATTACTTGCGCTGGGTTTGCATTCGTTACAAGTGAAGACATATTAGGCTATAACGTGTTATGTATGGCTTCTGTATAACACATATGGTGTTTTATGCTCTCAACCAGGATATGTAACAACCATCATAGATGACGCCAAAATCTATGCTACACATGCCAAGAAATCTAATGTCGACGCCGATGACATCAGACTAGCCATCCAATGTCGAATGGACCAGTCGTTCACATCCCCTCCTCCACGAGATGTATGTAACATATTTCATCTGGGTCAAAGTTAATAGAATCATTGAATATGCCGTATTAGGTTAACACATCTGTAATAGCTGAACTCAAGAAACAATGTTGGAAGGGCTTCATTGTACTGCTGTCTATCTATTCTGCAGTATACTTTACTGCTAAATGCCAAAAGTGCACGCTGTGTCCTCCTCTCAATTTGCCAGGATAGAAAGAGAATTTCTGGCTGTGTAATCTTTACACCATTAACCAGCATGTATCATCTCTTTGCATCACGTTTCCCCGCTGACTAGTTCCTCCTGGAGGTTGCTCGGCAGAAGAACcagactcctcttcctctcattaaGCCCTACACAGGCCCACGACTCCCCCCTGACCGATATTGCTTAACCGCACCAAACTACAGACTCAAGTCCCTACAGAAGAAAGTAAGTCCAGGCACACTGTGTTCTGCCCTTCAGGCAGTAGtgttttttcttgttgttgttgttgttgttgtttttcttgttgttgttgttgttgttgttgttgttgtttttaatacacaaacacaaagtctgTATACAAATAGAAGCCCAGAGTGGACTTGCTCTTAGTTCTTCGTCAGGGTTGGTGGTGAGTCACTGACATGGAATGTAGATTTGTCCCAAAGAGGCATCTCTGAGCACAAAGTTATGCCATTCTGTACGAGTTATGTTTTGAAGCAAACTACTCCAATGCCCTTTTGAGGAAGGGACATCTAATGTTTATGTTAATGTTGTTTTTCATCTCTGTGGTGTAGGTGACGTCCTCAGCCGGGAGAATCACGGTCCCGCGTTTGAGTGTCGGAGCTGTGTCCAGTCGGCCGAGTACTCCGACTCTCGGTGAGGGAAACTTTACATTACGTGCTTCAGTTTAGGCCTGCACGATTTGGGGGAAGTATCTGATAGTGATTTTTCTGACAGATATGGCGATATGATTTTGATTCAATTCATTGATTCAGTTAAATATTCCAAATGACTCTTTAAGCTGTACCACatctgattggtgagcatgtCTAGTGGATGAGAACAACAGGACTCCTGATTGACTGGgaagctcaccaatcagaagttGCACAGTGTAGGAGGATATGTATAAATGATCTGTAAAATATGTCACATGCAACCATGCTTAAATTCTGCTCACTGCACATGtattataatgtattatatAATAAAATATTCAGTATTCATTATGGAATGCTGAGCTGGAATGATGTTTTTCCTGATCATCCTATTTTTTAAAGCAGGCCTATCTACGGGCATGTCATTTGGCTACAGGGTTTCCACCGGAATTATACAGGGCTTGTCATCAGATGAAATGTTTTGCTGCGCGTGAAAAGCTTGCCGCTCCGTCCTACATTGCAGTTGAGACACCAGCAGTGTGTTTGATCAGTGcacttctctcctgtgtgtgtgtgtgtgtgtgtgtgtgtgtgtgtgtgtgtgtgtgtgtgtgtgtgtgtgtgtgtgtgtgtgtgtgtgtgtgtgtgtgtgtgtgtgtgtgtgtgtgtgtgtgtgtgtgtgtgtgtgtgtgtgtgtgtgtgtgtgtgtgtgatgtcaccaGGCACGCCCTCTGTTCAGACGGTGGCCTCCAAAATGGGGACGCCGGTGTCGTTAGCTGGCCAGCGTTTTACTGTTCAGATCCCCTCCTCACAGGCTTCAGCTGTGAAGTCAGGTGAGCACCAGAGACAGAAGGGCTTCATGGAGGTGGAGGCGATGATGCAACGACTGACTCAGTCCTGTAGTGATTGTCATTTTATGGCGATTAGAATTGCATAATCAAAATTTTGAATCTCAAAATCACCCGatcttatatatatttttttgtttgtttgtttgtttgtttgtttttctccaaCGCAGCCACCCCATCCACACCAACAGTTCAGAATGTCCTCATTAACCCGTCAATCATAGGCTCCAAGAACATCCTTATCACAACCAATATGGTGTCCCAGAATTCAGCAGCAGACTCGGGCTCCCTGAAGAGGAAGCACGAAGATGATGACGACTACGACACCCTTTGACCTTCTACGTAGTGACATCTAAGTGTTCTGAAAGCAGAAAATGTTTTGTACATGGTTTCTTAAAAGATGGCCGTCTCTAGTCCTTCAAATGTTCCTGTTGAAATGGAAATGTATCGTCAACCATTATTTCGTCAGATCCCAATCACTGAGTGAGGTTATGAACACATCATCTACACccaatttcttttcttttctgtttatataaataaattttgggaaaaaaatacttttggaCGCCAATTACTtaagaatgttttattgaattagcCTTTTGTATGCATACATATTAAGATGCCATTGGTGTCTCTGTCATTTTGGGGTTTTATCCAAAACTCAGGACCACCATGACTTAAGACTTACACTGAAAGACTGACAGGATTTGCCAacgattcttgaaagattgtagacttttaactaatgcccctcattcaagcttcactgaaaagactacaatctttcaagaatctttcccaaatcttgtcaaagtaaggtaaggtaggctttaacaaggtggtgtagtggttaaggagctgggctagcatgcacaTATGCGGGTGGTGGCGTAGttgttaaggagctgggctagtatgCACATATGcgggtggtggtgtagtggttaaggagctaggCTAGCATGCACATATGTGGGTGATGGTAGCGTCGtgattaaggagctgggctagcatgcacaTATGTGGGTGATGGTAgcggttaaagggacacttcaccgattagcattaagctttgtatctttaaaaaaaaagtcatgttttgaatggtcgtgcatcattccctcagtttgccttgagatgggagaactacggatttcaatgttggacttcctgctttcaatgatgtaaaaatcatcatttaacatcattgaaagcaggaagtactattcataggtttcattgaaatccgtgcCTTTAAGCAAGGCACTTAATCTTAAATGGCTGCGAgaacaatgtaatcccttgtaacataattgcc
The genomic region above belongs to Sardina pilchardus chromosome 20, fSarPil1.1, whole genome shotgun sequence and contains:
- the taf9 gene encoding transcription initiation factor TFIID subunit 9, which codes for MASPKTIPKDAQVMVQILKDMGITEYEPRVINQMLEFTYRYVTTIIDDAKIYATHAKKSNVDADDIRLAIQCRMDQSFTSPPPRDFLLEVARQKNQTPLPLIKPYTGPRLPPDRYCLTAPNYRLKSLQKKVTSSAGRITVPRLSVGAVSSRPSTPTLGTPSVQTVASKMGTPVSLAGQRFTVQIPSSQASAVKSATPSTPTVQNVLINPSIIGSKNILITTNMVSQNSAADSGSLKRKHEDDDDYDTL